The Candidatus Synechococcus calcipolaris G9 nucleotide sequence ATAGTCCTTTGGAGAGACAGAGTAAATCGGGGGTGGTTCCTGATTTTAAGCAGGCGAAGAGTTCCCCAGTGCGGCCAAAGCCGGTCATCACTTCGTCATAGATGAGTAATAGGCCCGCTTGCCGCGATCGCCCCTCTAGGGCCTGTAAAAATTCCGGGCGACAGATCCGCATTCCCGCCGCTCCCTGGACAAGGGGTTCAATAAAAATGCCAGCATATTCCTGGCCCTGTTCGCTGAGGAAGCGATCCAAAACAGCCAATGCCTGGGCCTCTTTTTCATCTACGTGGCGATCGCCAGGATAGGTTGCCGGAAAGGGCACCATATCGAAGGGATAGAGCAAGGGTTGGAAGGACTTCCACCAGGGAGAGCTCTGGCCCACTGCCATTGCCCCCAATGTGTCGCCATGGTAGCCCCCCTCAAAACCCAAAAACCGCGATCGCTGGGGCTGGCCACACCGTTGCCAATATTGGTAAGCCATTTTCAGGGCCACTTCTACGGCCGTTGAACCATTATCCGAAAAAAAGACCCGTGTTAAGGACTGGGGGACATGATCCAGAAGTTTCCGGGCAAGCTGCTCCGCTGGCTCATGGCTAAACCCTGTAAAAATCACATGTTCTAGCTCTTGGGCCTGCTGGTAAAGCCGCTCGGCTAAGACCGGATGACCATGGCCATGGATCGTCACCCACCAACTGGAAATACAGTCTAATATTTTGCGTCCGTCCTCCAGTTCTAAGGTAGCTCCCCTGCCCCGTCGCACCATCAAGGGTGGATCGGCGGTTTTCATTTGGGTAAAGGGCTGCCAAATCGGAGAATCCATGGTTTTCCTAAGGACTAGGGATTTTCCACGGAACTAAAGGAAGCGTTTTGATCCTGATCGGGATGACCCATGATTGAAATCAGACTGCCAATGCCTTCAATTTCAACCCGGACGAGATCGCCAGGATGTAACGGGCCAATGCCATCCGGTGTGCCGGTTAAAATCACATCCCCCGGAAATAAGGTCATCACTTGACTAATAAATGACACCAAAACGGCGGGCTTAAACACCATCTGATCCAGGGTGGCAGCTTGTCGGGGCTGGGGATCGTCATTGACAAAGGTTTGCAGGCGGGCTGCGGCATCTACATTGCGGACAACCCAAGGCCCGAGGGGACAAAAAGTATCAAATCCCTTGGAACGAGTCCACTGTTGCTCAGACTTCTGTAAATCCCGGGCAGTCACATCATTGGCAATGGTGTAACCCCATATTTTCTCGATGGCTTCCGTTTCTGAGCATTCCCGGCAGCGATCGCCGATGATCAATGCTAATTCCCCTTCGTAGTCCACCTGCTGAGTTTGGGAAGGATACCAAATTGGACGCTCTGGTGCTTGAATCGTCGTCGGTGGCTTCAGAAAAATTAAGGGATGATCCGGAACCGCACTCCCCATCTCCGCCGCATGTTTCGGGTAATTGCGGCCAACCGCCACAATCTTGGAAGGGAGACAGGGGGCAAGGAGTTGGTAGGCATCTGTCCCTAGAACCGTACCCGTAGGCTGGCCCTGTAGCCACGGTGCCGCATCCCACACCTCCACCTCACGGTTGACTTGAAGCGAACCGTAATAGACCATTCCTTCTGGGGTTTGAACCCGGACGTAACGCTGCAACTTGCCCCCTCAAACAAATGATAATCCCGGTGTTAGAATTGTAAAGCCTTGCTTCTGGATACCATTACCAGAGGCCGTTTGTCCATAAGGAGTTATGACACGATGGCTCAAGCCTACGAAACAATGTACATTATCCGCCCTGATCTGGGAGAAGAGCAAATTGAACAGGTCATTGGTCAGTATCAAGCCATTTTAGAAAATAATGGGGCGACAAAGCTGCAAATTCAACATCGGGGTAAGCGGCGGTTTGCCTATCCGATTCACAAACTACGGGAAGGCATTTACATTCAAATGAATTACTATGGCAACGGTAGCTGTATTGCTGCCATGGAAAAGGCGATGCGCTTGAGTGATCAGGTGATTCGATTTATGACCATCACCGTTGAGGTTGAGGAAGCTGAACTAGAAGTAGAAGCGGAACCAGTCGCAGTCTAGGGAACCAGCAACGGATTATCGGGGAGATTAAGACCATGGCTCAAGTGTCGGGGGCGCAAGCGTCGGGTAGCTGGATTTGTGATGGGGTTCCCAAAAATGGTCAAACCTATGCCAATGCCTCAGGCCCCCACCAGCCCTATGAGAACTATGGACCAGACTGTGCCCTTTGTGGTCTCCCCCGCGAAGCCATGGGGTCATCTCCATCTCCGGCGGGGAAGGCTCCCATTGCTGCCATTATTGCCGCCCTAGTGGTCTTAGCTCTTTTAGGGGGGGGAGGATTTTTAGCCTATCGACTCATTACCGAGCGATCGCCGGAGTCCTTGCCCACCACGACCAGTCCGGCCCCCTCACCCACCATGATCACGGGATTAATTAGTCAAACCAGTGCGGCCAATAGTGCCTACATCAGTCAAGGGGAGAAAATCCTCATTAATGAACCCAATCCCCAGCGGGCGGAATTAAAGCAAAAAGCAGCCCAGGCCTTTGCCCAGGAAGATTGGCCCACAGCCATTGAGGCCTACCAGCAGCTAGCGGATCAAGACCCCAATGATCCCGAGGCGCGCATTTATTTGAATAATGCCCGGGCCCGCCAAAACGGTCAGCCCTTGACCCTGGCTACAGTGGTTCCCATTAGTCAAAGCCCTGATACGGCCAAGGAAATTTTACGGGGGGTGGCCCAATACCAAGATCAATTTAATCGCCAGTCTTCCCCCCGTCTCCTGGAAGTGGCGATCGCCAATGAAAATACCCCCAACGGTGCCGCCAGTTTAGCCAATGATTTAATTGGCATCCAGAATATCCAAGGGGTGCTGGGTCATGGGGTGGATGGTCGTAGTCGGGAAGCCCTAGAACAGTATGAACAGGCGCAGATGGCGGCCCTTTCTCCCCTCACAACCAGCGTAAATAATGCTGGCGGTGGTCGCATCAATCTGCAAACCCTCTCCTTATCCCAAAAGGGCAGTGAGTTACTCACGTCCTATCTGGATAATTCGGCCAAAACCCTGGCGGAGTACGCTGCAAACAACGCACCCAATCCAAGGATTGCCCTAATCTATAACTCCGATAGTCCCTACAGTGATGAGTTAAAGACCAAGTTGGCGGCCGCTATTCCCCAGTTTCGCGGCCAGGTAGTGATAGAAATTGATACTGCCGCGGCCAATTTTAATCCCAGTCAAGCGGTGAGTGCGGCCCGGCAGGCGGGTGCAACTACCATGATTTTGGCCCTCAGCCGGGCTAAGGTGGATGATGCCATTTCCCTGGCGATCGCCAACCAAGCCAATGGTACTCCCCTGCCAATATTGGGAAGCGATCAACTCTATACACCGGATTTACTCCTCAAGGGCGATCGGGCGATCGCGGACATTGTTTTAGCCGTTCCCTGGAGTACCAGTCCCGGTGATCCGTTTGCCCAGGAAGCTGCCGAAGCCTGGAAAGGACGGGTGAGTTGGCGTACCACCACCGCCTATGATGCCACCCAAGCCCTCGTCCAAGCCATGGAGCAGGGGGGCGATCGCTCAGGGGTAAATCAAATTCTCAGTCAAGGGGTACAAATTTCCGGAACCACCACCCAAGGCAGTGATTTTGATCAAGTGCCCCTGGTGAAAGCTGTACCGGGAACCAGCGGCCCCCGTGGCTCCAACTATCAATTTGATCCCATTCTTTAGGAGCAAGAGACTGATCTGGTCAGTCAACCTAGAGAAGGTATGTCACAGAGTTTGCCATTGATGGCTCCCCAGGTTATTTTCCTCGATGCCGTTGGCACATTGTTTGGCCTACGGCAATCCGTTGGCAATGTCTACAGCCAATTTGCCGCTAATGCCGGAGTTAATGTAGACGCAACCCAACTGAATCAGGCCTTCATTGCCTCCTTTCGCGCCGCACCCCGGTGTGCCTTTCCAGGGGTGTCCCCCCCAGCATTACCCCAACTGGAATACCACTGGTGGAAAGATGTGGCCGCAAACAGTTTTGCCGCAGTGGATGCCCTAGGTCTATTCCCAGATTTTGATCAGTTTTTTCAACCCCTCTTTGCCTATTACGAAACCGCGGCTCCCTGGTATCTCTACCCTGATGTTCTGCCAGCATTGAACTACTGGCAAAGTCATGGTACTGCCTTGGCGGTGATCTCAAATTTTGATAGCCGCTTGCATCAGGTGCTCCAGGTATTGGGCCTAGGGGAGTTTTTTAGTTCCCTTACCCTATCAAGTCAGGTGGGAGCCGCCAAACCCGATATTGAGATTTTCCACAGGGCCTTGGAGGCGTACTCCATTTCCCCAGAGCAGGCCTGGCATATTGGTGATAGCTGGAGTGAAGATGTCCAAGGGGCGATCGCCAGTGGGATTAACCCCATTTGGCTGAATCGAGAGAATGCCCTCTTTCAGGATCAGCCGGTCGATGATACCCATTCTGTCCTAACTATTTCTTCCTTAACAGACCTATAGCCAACTTGGTTGCCACCGCCATCCCCGATCCTAGGGAATAAAACATTAAATATACTTATCTATCCTGAGAATATCTTTAGCAAACTATTATGTATGAACTTTTGTGATCCTTGTTCCCTTACTCTATTAGGTAATCAGCTTACTTTTCTGCACAAGCCCATACTTCGGTAGCACGTTTGTGCGGGGGTGTACCTCTGATTGAGACAAGATATAATCGGGCTGAATGACCAGTAATTATTGCTGGTCTTTTTTTTGAGCAGGGAAGAAAAGATCAAAGTCCCTCTCTCTCACTGATCTTGTGTAGGTTTTTTGTTCAAGGGTTGATGCCATAGGAGCAGGGTGGCTTGTATTAAATTAATTCTAGAAGAAAAAAGGAAGTCCAGTAAATAGTGACACTAGTACGCCCGTTGCAGCTAGAGCTTTAAGGCCCACACGAACATTTTTGTCAAATTTATCTCGATCTTCTCGTTCTTGTATAGCTTGAAGCAGAAGAAATTGATCTTCGTCACTCAGGGTAACAATATATTCTTCTGTTAATGTATTGGCTGGAATTCTCTTAAAGTGATTAATAGACTCACGCATTTTTTGTTTGAATTGATCTTGTTTTTTCTCAAATTCTTTTTTTGTATTCTTTTTATGCTCTTCTGCGTCGTTTTTTATTTTCCATATTTTTGAATATGTTTTTTCACTAACAGTTGGAAGAGATATCATCATAAGTGTTACTAGTCCCCAAAAAGTAATCCATAAACAAGCAAAAACAACCATTAATCCACCAAGTTGAATTGCATAATATCCTAGTAAACATTGCATTGAGCCACTAATAAATACGATAAACTTTGCTCCAATAGTTGAACCTTCTATCTGTTTTTTGGAAAAATTACTAAGCTTTGCTTTTTTTTCTTTTTCAATATT carries:
- the bioA gene encoding adenosylmethionine--8-amino-7-oxononanoate transaminase, translating into MDSPIWQPFTQMKTADPPLMVRRGRGATLELEDGRKILDCISSWWVTIHGHGHPVLAERLYQQAQELEHVIFTGFSHEPAEQLARKLLDHVPQSLTRVFFSDNGSTAVEVALKMAYQYWQRCGQPQRSRFLGFEGGYHGDTLGAMAVGQSSPWWKSFQPLLYPFDMVPFPATYPGDRHVDEKEAQALAVLDRFLSEQGQEYAGIFIEPLVQGAAGMRICRPEFLQALEGRSRQAGLLLIYDEVMTGFGRTGELFACLKSGTTPDLLCLSKGLSGGCLPLAVTLATEDIYQAFYKDDLSQAFFHSHSYTGNPLACAVGVTSLELLEQEPQVYQRLETLHWQFMGKWLGDHPLVHQQRTCGTIAAMEIQTQGGGDYFDALGPRLRQCFLEAGFLIRPLGNTIYLMPPYCITPAQLESAYEIIRQVIDSVS
- a CDS encoding fumarylacetoacetate hydrolase family protein, which translates into the protein MQRYVRVQTPEGMVYYGSLQVNREVEVWDAAPWLQGQPTGTVLGTDAYQLLAPCLPSKIVAVGRNYPKHAAEMGSAVPDHPLIFLKPPTTIQAPERPIWYPSQTQQVDYEGELALIIGDRCRECSETEAIEKIWGYTIANDVTARDLQKSEQQWTRSKGFDTFCPLGPWVVRNVDAAARLQTFVNDDPQPRQAATLDQMVFKPAVLVSFISQVMTLFPGDVILTGTPDGIGPLHPGDLVRVEIEGIGSLISIMGHPDQDQNASFSSVENP
- the rpsF gene encoding 30S ribosomal protein S6 — translated: MAQAYETMYIIRPDLGEEQIEQVIGQYQAILENNGATKLQIQHRGKRRFAYPIHKLREGIYIQMNYYGNGSCIAAMEKAMRLSDQVIRFMTITVEVEEAELEVEAEPVAV
- a CDS encoding ABC transporter substrate-binding protein, whose product is MAQVSGAQASGSWICDGVPKNGQTYANASGPHQPYENYGPDCALCGLPREAMGSSPSPAGKAPIAAIIAALVVLALLGGGGFLAYRLITERSPESLPTTTSPAPSPTMITGLISQTSAANSAYISQGEKILINEPNPQRAELKQKAAQAFAQEDWPTAIEAYQQLADQDPNDPEARIYLNNARARQNGQPLTLATVVPISQSPDTAKEILRGVAQYQDQFNRQSSPRLLEVAIANENTPNGAASLANDLIGIQNIQGVLGHGVDGRSREALEQYEQAQMAALSPLTTSVNNAGGGRINLQTLSLSQKGSELLTSYLDNSAKTLAEYAANNAPNPRIALIYNSDSPYSDELKTKLAAAIPQFRGQVVIEIDTAAANFNPSQAVSAARQAGATTMILALSRAKVDDAISLAIANQANGTPLPILGSDQLYTPDLLLKGDRAIADIVLAVPWSTSPGDPFAQEAAEAWKGRVSWRTTTAYDATQALVQAMEQGGDRSGVNQILSQGVQISGTTTQGSDFDQVPLVKAVPGTSGPRGSNYQFDPIL
- a CDS encoding HAD-IA family hydrolase, with protein sequence MSQSLPLMAPQVIFLDAVGTLFGLRQSVGNVYSQFAANAGVNVDATQLNQAFIASFRAAPRCAFPGVSPPALPQLEYHWWKDVAANSFAAVDALGLFPDFDQFFQPLFAYYETAAPWYLYPDVLPALNYWQSHGTALAVISNFDSRLHQVLQVLGLGEFFSSLTLSSQVGAAKPDIEIFHRALEAYSISPEQAWHIGDSWSEDVQGAIASGINPIWLNRENALFQDQPVDDTHSVLTISSLTDL